In Flavobacterium endoglycinae, one DNA window encodes the following:
- a CDS encoding NAD(P)-dependent oxidoreductase, with translation MKNISKVAVLGGAGRTGQFLVNQLLHQGFSVKALVRNPDNFTVQNPQLEIIKGDAIYEESISLLLNNCQAVLSTIGQRPGEPMVASQATKNVLHAMKEYGIDRYLILAGLNIDTPFDKKSPKTMMATDWMKTNFPEIQNDRQKTYDILEASAVKWTQVRVPLIEFTDRNSEISVNLEDCLGDKISAFNISSFMIKEMVEENFIRQSPFISEV, from the coding sequence ATGAAAAATATATCAAAAGTCGCTGTTCTTGGCGGCGCGGGAAGAACTGGGCAATTTCTTGTAAACCAGTTATTGCATCAAGGATTTAGTGTTAAAGCATTAGTAAGAAATCCAGATAATTTTACTGTTCAAAATCCACAGCTCGAAATTATTAAAGGTGATGCCATTTATGAAGAATCTATTTCTTTGCTGTTAAACAATTGTCAGGCTGTATTGAGTACAATTGGTCAAAGACCGGGCGAACCAATGGTAGCAAGTCAGGCGACAAAAAATGTACTACATGCTATGAAGGAATATGGTATTGACCGATATTTGATTTTAGCAGGTCTTAATATCGATACTCCTTTCGATAAAAAAAGTCCTAAAACAATGATGGCTACAGATTGGATGAAAACTAATTTTCCAGAAATCCAGAATGACCGTCAGAAAACCTATGATATTTTAGAAGCAAGTGCTGTCAAGTGGACTCAGGTTCGCGTTCCACTAATTGAATTTACGGATCGCAATTCTGAAATTTCTGTGAATCTAGAAGATTGTCTTGGTGATAAAATTAGTGCTTTCAATATTTCTTCATTTATGATTAAGGAAATGGTTGAAGAAAATTTTATCAGGCAGTCGCCATTTATTAGTGAAGTATAA
- a CDS encoding TraB/GumN family protein: MKNIFNLFAVFLMMFLGSKMIAQSEPMKTEDSLLWEVSGNGLSKPSYLYGTIHMICSSDYFLSDKTKKAFEASEKLVLEINVADPKEFSEMQQLAMGKEPLSKKLSPEQLNKLEAILKKTTGMSVKQVDSFNLLTVMSLISMKTFGCLDLKFYEMEFTEQAKKRNIEIGGLETVKSQFAILEGAYTNDEMINMLDESTLEETDKLVSEYKSENVKGMYDVATDIKYTSNKTKKIILDERNVNWVKIMPDLMKKQSVFFAFGSAHLAGEFGVINLLRNLGYTVKPVLNK; encoded by the coding sequence ATGAAAAATATATTTAATCTATTTGCTGTTTTTTTAATGATGTTTTTGGGTTCAAAAATGATTGCTCAATCAGAACCTATGAAAACTGAAGATTCACTCTTATGGGAAGTTTCTGGAAACGGACTTTCAAAGCCTTCTTATTTGTATGGAACGATACATATGATCTGCTCATCGGATTATTTTCTTTCGGATAAAACAAAAAAAGCTTTCGAAGCATCTGAAAAATTGGTTTTAGAAATTAATGTTGCTGATCCCAAAGAATTTTCTGAAATGCAGCAGCTGGCAATGGGCAAAGAGCCTTTAAGTAAAAAATTAAGTCCAGAGCAATTGAATAAGCTAGAAGCTATTTTGAAGAAAACGACCGGAATGTCTGTAAAACAAGTTGATAGTTTTAATTTGCTGACTGTAATGAGTTTGATTTCTATGAAAACTTTTGGTTGTTTGGATTTGAAATTTTACGAAATGGAATTTACAGAACAAGCTAAGAAGAGAAATATTGAAATTGGTGGATTAGAAACTGTAAAATCTCAATTTGCAATTCTAGAAGGAGCTTATACAAATGATGAAATGATCAATATGCTTGATGAATCGACTTTGGAAGAAACAGATAAATTGGTTTCTGAATATAAATCTGAAAATGTTAAGGGAATGTATGATGTTGCTACTGATATAAAATATACCAGCAATAAAACCAAGAAAATTATTCTCGATGAAAGGAATGTGAACTGGGTAAAAATTATGCCAGATTTAATGAAAAAACAAAGTGTGTTTTTCGCATTTGGATCGGCGCATTTAGCGGGAGAATTTGGGGTTATTAATCTATTGCGCAATTTAGGTT